A region of Micromonospora chokoriensis DNA encodes the following proteins:
- a CDS encoding aminoglycoside phosphotransferase family protein, with the protein MSLDLDAIANRLEPRFGRAAHRWVGTLRQRLDDLVEQWGLTLGDPLKSGNSSVVFRCVGPLGDGVLKLSPDSYAVREEVDMLRQFASSGRVPAVRESAKGAVLLEAIHPGTLVEKMPQPPSPREYATFLTDLHGAGDPAAAPRQLADWIDVLFNSATRRGADLSGSKRLRDDLFAVPTDTVLLHGDLHLGNVLSGGGRGLVAIDPMACAGDPCFDAVDYVLEGLDRAEMVRRRDELASAAGIDVGRLDAWCRVTAPIGATYVSNPVHSTELAAFGRGEY; encoded by the coding sequence ATGAGCCTGGACCTGGACGCGATCGCCAACCGACTGGAGCCACGGTTCGGCCGGGCCGCGCACCGCTGGGTGGGCACGTTGCGCCAGCGGCTCGACGACCTCGTCGAGCAGTGGGGGTTGACTCTCGGTGACCCCCTCAAGTCCGGCAACTCCTCGGTGGTGTTCCGGTGCGTGGGCCCCCTCGGCGACGGGGTGCTCAAGCTGTCCCCGGACAGCTACGCCGTGCGGGAGGAGGTGGACATGCTGCGCCAGTTCGCGTCCAGCGGGCGGGTGCCGGCGGTGCGGGAGTCGGCCAAGGGCGCGGTCCTGCTCGAAGCTATCCACCCCGGCACCCTCGTGGAGAAGATGCCGCAGCCGCCCTCACCACGGGAGTACGCCACCTTCCTCACCGATCTGCACGGCGCGGGCGACCCGGCTGCCGCTCCCCGTCAGCTGGCGGACTGGATCGACGTGCTGTTCAACTCGGCGACGCGCCGGGGCGCCGACCTGAGCGGGTCCAAGCGACTGCGCGACGACCTGTTCGCGGTGCCCACCGACACCGTGCTGCTGCACGGGGACCTGCACCTCGGCAACGTGCTCAGCGGCGGAGGCAGGGGCCTGGTGGCGATCGACCCGATGGCGTGCGCCGGTGACCCCTGCTTCGACGCCGTGGACTACGTACTGGAGGGTCTGGACCGCGCGGAGATGGTGCGCCGCCGTGACGAGCTGGCGAGCGCCGCCGGCATCGACGTGGGCCGGCTCGACGCCTGGTGCCGGGTGACGGCCCCGATCGGCGCCACGTACGTCAGCAATCCCGTGCACTCCACCGAGCTGGCGGCCTTCGGGCGCGGCGAGTACTGA
- a CDS encoding MFS transporter — MPLSRVTDVLAGLVPTDPLRRKLIAIRLAESIGKGVFLSGSVVYFTLRVGLDARQVGLGLSAAGLSAFLSSVLFGVIADRVGARRLLVILFAALAVGFGLYSLVDSATAFFALVVTVGFLEYGTGPTNGALIGNLVPAQERVKLKAMMRSVFNIGFSIGIGVAAVAALSQRLLVLIPLTTAALMAGAALLVTRLPDVPPRPAPVGFKRFAAVRDPRFLAVIGVSTILASHVSIILVTLPLWALNRTDLPHFLIPLLLIVNTAFVILFQVRASRGADTVPGAGRLARRSGYWLAGGCAVLAVTALDDNVVLASVAIVAAVLILSVAEVMQAASGWGLAFGLAPEHAQGEYLGAFDLHVITQNIIGPAALSGLVIAFGFWGWLGIAVAALVASALIIPAANRSAVTLVRETAPASTT, encoded by the coding sequence ATGCCCTTGTCACGAGTGACGGACGTTCTCGCCGGCCTGGTACCGACCGACCCGCTCCGCCGGAAGCTGATCGCGATCCGACTGGCCGAGTCCATCGGCAAGGGAGTCTTCCTCAGCGGCAGCGTCGTCTACTTCACGCTGCGTGTCGGACTCGACGCCCGGCAGGTGGGCCTGGGCCTGTCGGCCGCCGGCCTGTCCGCCTTCCTCTCGTCGGTCCTGTTCGGTGTGATCGCCGACCGGGTGGGCGCCCGCCGCCTGCTCGTCATCCTGTTCGCCGCGCTGGCGGTCGGATTCGGGCTCTACAGCCTGGTCGACAGCGCGACCGCCTTCTTCGCGCTGGTGGTCACCGTCGGCTTCCTCGAGTACGGCACCGGCCCGACCAACGGGGCCCTCATCGGCAACCTCGTGCCCGCCCAGGAGCGGGTGAAGCTCAAGGCCATGATGCGGTCGGTGTTCAACATCGGGTTCAGCATCGGCATCGGCGTGGCGGCCGTCGCCGCCCTCAGCCAACGGCTGCTCGTGCTGATCCCCCTCACCACCGCCGCGTTGATGGCCGGTGCCGCGCTGCTCGTCACCCGCCTGCCCGACGTACCGCCGCGTCCCGCGCCGGTGGGCTTCAAGCGTTTCGCCGCAGTCCGCGACCCACGCTTCCTCGCGGTGATCGGCGTCTCGACGATCCTCGCCTCGCACGTCAGCATCATCCTGGTGACGCTGCCGCTCTGGGCGCTCAACCGCACCGACCTGCCGCACTTCCTGATTCCTCTGCTGCTGATCGTCAACACCGCGTTCGTCATCCTGTTCCAGGTACGGGCCAGCCGGGGCGCGGACACCGTGCCCGGCGCCGGTCGGCTCGCCCGGCGCTCCGGCTACTGGCTGGCCGGCGGCTGCGCGGTCCTGGCGGTGACCGCGCTCGACGACAACGTGGTCCTGGCGTCCGTGGCGATCGTCGCCGCCGTGCTGATCCTCTCCGTGGCCGAGGTGATGCAGGCCGCCTCCGGTTGGGGGCTCGCGTTCGGCCTCGCCCCCGAGCACGCCCAGGGCGAGTACCTGGGGGCGTTCGACCTGCACGTGATCACGCAGAACATCATCGGCCCGGCGGCGCTCTCCGGCCTGGTCATCGCCTTCGGCTTCTGGGGATGGCTGGGCATCGCCGTCGCCGCGCTCGTCGCATCGGCGCTGATCATTCCGGCCGCCAACCGCAGCGCTGTCACGCTGGTCCGCGAGACGGCCCCGGCCTCCACGACCTGA
- a CDS encoding LuxR C-terminal-related transcriptional regulator, with product MRRYPEEVTAETSPDAVTVVLADAQPVVRRGLHALLSPSAEVAVTGEAASAREALALATATRPDVLVLDVELPGFQAGVTIQEINRVSPSTAVLVFTAVEDEHVILAAMWAGARGYVLKSCPGDGIVRTIRGLATGEVILGPRVADKLIGQLSREPRNQQLFPELTAREREVLELIASGMRNVAIAAKLNLSPKTVSNHISTIFSKLNVSDRYEAIEVARRARLGRPGPPGLHRPMVPGGSVLLAGRRGVVAPGTAAYADARPVRG from the coding sequence ATGAGGCGGTATCCGGAGGAAGTCACGGCGGAGACATCACCCGACGCGGTGACGGTGGTCCTGGCCGACGCTCAGCCGGTGGTGCGCAGGGGCCTGCACGCCCTGTTGTCGCCGTCGGCTGAGGTCGCCGTGACAGGCGAGGCGGCGTCCGCGCGGGAGGCGTTGGCGCTGGCCACCGCCACCCGTCCCGACGTGCTCGTTCTCGACGTCGAGCTGCCGGGGTTCCAGGCGGGGGTGACGATCCAGGAGATCAACCGGGTGTCGCCGTCGACAGCGGTGCTGGTCTTCACCGCGGTCGAGGACGAACATGTGATCCTCGCGGCGATGTGGGCGGGCGCCCGGGGCTATGTGCTCAAAAGCTGCCCGGGCGACGGCATCGTCCGGACGATCCGGGGCCTCGCCACGGGTGAGGTCATCCTCGGCCCCCGGGTGGCCGACAAGCTCATCGGGCAACTGAGCCGGGAGCCCCGCAACCAGCAGCTCTTTCCGGAACTGACAGCCCGTGAGCGGGAGGTGCTGGAACTGATTGCCTCGGGTATGCGCAACGTGGCGATCGCCGCGAAGCTGAATCTGTCCCCGAAAACGGTCAGCAATCATATTTCCACCATCTTCAGCAAATTGAACGTCTCCGACCGGTACGAGGCGATCGAGGTCGCCCGCCGGGCGCGGTTGGGACGCCCCGGGCCGCCCGGCCTCCATCGACCGATGGTGCCCGGTGGCAGCGTTCTGCTGGCCGGTCGGCGTGGTGTCGTGGCGCCGGGCACGGCCGCGTACGCCGACGCGCGGCCGGTGCGGGGGTGA
- a CDS encoding non-ribosomal peptide synthetase, whose product MVRTGRASFAQERLYFLDQLQPGNPAYVVAFAVHLRGALRPEALRTALTRVVARHDALRTTFAVVDGVLTQRVSSTAAVDVDITADGWVDRATQEAHLRTLVAEQARQPFDLADGPVVRAFLRSWGPDEHGLAVLVHHIACDGWSVGLLLRDLAAEYNATVDGSVAAYDEPAESYLAYAGRQHETWRRDSSGLDFWRAALVDVPQLALPTDFPRPSVLGTSGAVLRRPVEPELVRRLGEWGRARGATLFAVTLAAYASVLSRYARQDEVVVGVPVANRMDDAEERLVGCLVNTLPIRLDVSGRPSFTELVDRARRASMAAFANQDVPFEQIVRATVGERQLSHAPLFQTSLTVQNFPFAFPEFAGVRLTEVDVEIDVTKFDLGLTLDVSTDVPFLRAEYSTELFTAETVGTLLTHYLTFLRSIVDEEQREPSMVDEAERAQLTVGVNPPLASASVRHPSVLRRFADHVAATPEAVAVRHRDVEITYAELDRWAGRIAAGLADRGVRPGVRVGLLLGRSPAVVAAILGVWKLGGVYVPLDPDYPRQRLELIAANAGMAVLVVDPETAEAAAALTRDSGTPLADAHTLDGVPVREETFPGPDDPAYVIYTSGSTGVPKGVLVGHGGLDALNSPTPAGLDVTAADVWLAASSFSFDASVWEMWGALTTGARLVIADRVDLVDRERLARLVRREAVTVLFQTPGALYRLLPPYLRTLDADETSRIRYVVLGGEALSWSRLASLIADAPGLRTVFVNMYGITEGTIHVTIFQASAADVPRVREGAIGVPLPSGRCYVLDEDLRPTGLNVPGELYCGGALVAQGYLDNPELTAARFPPDPYGGGVMYRTGDVVKWGLDGSMVYLGRNDTQVQVRGYRVELAEVEGALLTHPAVRSCAVAAEDDELVAFVVEGIGPDAEHDLRAHLRETLPAYMVPSRILSVASIPLTAHGKVDLPRLLADSRAARTTTAPSPTPAGVVGTGLEERIRACWVEVLRRPDVGLHDNFFDLGGHSFALIALQQRMSEEGLDVSVTDLFRCGTVAGCAAALRQAAPVVADANAAQRRQGRALLADRRRSVGAGRG is encoded by the coding sequence ATGGTTCGTACCGGTCGTGCTTCCTTCGCCCAGGAACGCCTCTACTTCCTCGATCAGCTCCAGCCCGGAAACCCGGCGTACGTGGTGGCCTTCGCGGTGCACCTGCGCGGTGCGCTGCGACCCGAGGCGCTGCGCACGGCCCTGACCCGGGTGGTCGCCCGGCACGACGCACTGCGCACCACGTTCGCGGTGGTCGACGGTGTCCTCACCCAGCGGGTGTCGTCGACGGCCGCCGTGGACGTCGACATCACCGCCGACGGATGGGTCGATCGCGCCACCCAGGAGGCCCACCTGCGGACGCTCGTCGCCGAGCAGGCCCGGCAGCCCTTCGACCTCGCCGACGGCCCGGTGGTACGGGCCTTCCTGCGCTCCTGGGGCCCGGACGAGCACGGCCTCGCGGTGCTCGTGCACCACATCGCCTGCGACGGGTGGTCGGTGGGTCTGCTCCTGCGGGACCTGGCCGCCGAGTACAACGCCACTGTCGACGGGTCGGTGGCCGCCTACGACGAGCCGGCCGAGTCCTATCTGGCGTACGCCGGGCGGCAGCACGAGACGTGGCGGCGGGACAGCTCGGGTCTCGACTTCTGGCGTGCCGCGCTGGTCGACGTGCCGCAACTGGCGCTGCCCACCGACTTCCCCCGCCCGAGCGTGCTCGGTACCAGCGGCGCGGTGCTGCGCCGCCCGGTCGAGCCGGAACTGGTGCGGCGGCTGGGGGAGTGGGGGCGGGCGCGGGGCGCGACGCTGTTCGCGGTGACGCTCGCCGCGTACGCCTCGGTGCTGTCCCGGTACGCGCGCCAGGACGAGGTGGTGGTCGGCGTTCCGGTGGCGAACCGGATGGACGACGCCGAGGAGCGCCTGGTCGGCTGTCTGGTCAACACGCTGCCGATCCGGCTCGACGTGTCCGGCCGGCCGAGCTTCACCGAGCTGGTGGACCGGGCCCGGCGGGCCAGCATGGCGGCCTTCGCCAACCAGGACGTGCCGTTCGAGCAGATCGTGCGGGCCACCGTGGGGGAGCGGCAGCTCAGCCACGCGCCGCTGTTCCAGACCTCGCTGACGGTGCAGAACTTCCCGTTCGCGTTCCCCGAGTTCGCCGGGGTACGGCTGACCGAGGTCGACGTCGAGATCGACGTCACCAAGTTCGACCTGGGCCTGACCCTCGACGTCTCCACCGACGTGCCGTTCCTGCGCGCCGAGTACAGCACCGAGCTGTTCACGGCGGAGACCGTCGGCACGCTGCTCACGCACTACCTGACGTTCCTGCGGTCGATCGTCGACGAGGAGCAGCGGGAGCCGTCCATGGTGGACGAGGCCGAGCGGGCGCAGCTCACCGTGGGGGTGAACCCGCCGCTCGCGTCGGCGTCGGTCAGGCACCCGTCGGTGCTGCGCCGCTTCGCCGACCACGTGGCGGCGACCCCGGAGGCGGTGGCCGTACGCCACCGGGACGTCGAGATCACCTACGCCGAGCTGGACCGGTGGGCCGGGCGGATCGCGGCGGGCCTGGCCGACCGCGGTGTCCGCCCCGGCGTCCGGGTGGGACTGCTGCTCGGCCGTTCACCGGCAGTCGTCGCGGCGATCCTGGGCGTGTGGAAGCTGGGTGGCGTCTACGTGCCGCTGGACCCGGACTACCCGCGCCAGCGCCTTGAGCTGATCGCCGCGAACGCCGGGATGGCGGTGCTCGTGGTGGACCCGGAGACCGCCGAGGCGGCCGCAGCGCTGACCCGCGACAGCGGGACCCCTCTGGCCGACGCGCACACCCTCGACGGGGTTCCCGTGCGCGAGGAGACCTTCCCCGGGCCGGACGACCCGGCGTACGTCATCTACACCTCCGGCTCGACGGGCGTACCCAAGGGGGTCCTGGTCGGGCACGGCGGCCTGGACGCGCTGAACAGCCCGACCCCGGCGGGCCTGGACGTCACGGCCGCCGACGTGTGGCTGGCGGCCAGCTCGTTCTCGTTCGACGCGTCGGTGTGGGAGATGTGGGGCGCGCTGACCACCGGCGCCCGGCTGGTCATCGCCGACCGGGTCGACCTGGTGGACCGGGAGCGGCTGGCCCGGCTGGTGCGTCGCGAGGCCGTCACCGTGCTGTTCCAGACCCCGGGCGCGCTCTACCGCCTGCTGCCGCCGTACCTGCGGACGCTCGACGCCGACGAGACCTCCCGCATCCGCTACGTCGTCCTCGGTGGGGAGGCGCTGAGCTGGTCGCGGCTGGCGTCGCTGATCGCGGACGCGCCGGGCCTGCGGACGGTGTTCGTCAACATGTACGGCATCACCGAGGGCACCATCCACGTCACGATCTTCCAGGCGTCGGCCGCCGACGTGCCCCGGGTGCGTGAGGGCGCCATCGGCGTGCCGTTGCCGTCGGGGCGCTGCTACGTCCTGGACGAGGACCTGCGACCGACCGGGCTCAACGTGCCCGGGGAGCTGTACTGCGGCGGCGCGCTCGTCGCGCAGGGCTACCTGGACAACCCGGAGCTGACCGCAGCGCGGTTCCCGCCCGACCCGTACGGCGGCGGGGTCATGTACCGCACCGGCGACGTGGTGAAGTGGGGCCTCGACGGGAGCATGGTGTACCTCGGGCGCAACGACACGCAGGTGCAGGTGCGCGGCTACCGCGTCGAGCTGGCCGAGGTGGAGGGCGCCCTGCTCACCCACCCGGCGGTGCGGTCGTGCGCCGTGGCCGCCGAGGACGACGAGCTCGTCGCGTTCGTGGTCGAGGGGATCGGCCCGGACGCCGAGCACGACCTGCGGGCGCACCTGCGCGAGACACTGCCGGCGTACATGGTGCCGTCGCGGATCCTGAGCGTCGCGAGCATCCCGCTCACCGCGCACGGCAAGGTGGACCTTCCCCGCCTGCTGGCCGACAGCCGCGCGGCACGGACCACCACCGCGCCGTCGCCGACGCCCGCCGGTGTCGTCGGCACCGG